The Elaeis guineensis isolate ETL-2024a chromosome 3, EG11, whole genome shotgun sequence region ATTCAACATCTCCATCTGTTCATCTTATTGATCCTAAAATAGCTATTCTCAAGATGCTACAGAAATACCTCCTATCGATGGCATACCGGTGTTATACTTAATGGAGATGGATAAGTGATAACTTTAATTTAGAATATTATAGTCGCTTTAACATGTTTAATATATTTGTTCTATGCTGACTAATATGAGACATAATATTTATAGGTTCTTGCCTTCTCATCTAGCTGTGAATGCCATTGTTGAAACTATGAGGAGCCACTTTGATGAGCCTTGGATATCATGGAAAAAATACCTCTTACGATTAAAGATGTGGTTTGTTGAGTTTAAGGTATTTAAGTAATGATATTTACGTATTCAATTTATGGTCATATATTTCTTTATATCATTTAATTTGTTTGTCCATATTCATTGTAAAGGAGGTATCGCTTTGTGCCACCGAATGATCAATGGGCACGCACCAATTTTGAGAAGCATGGTGTAGCTCGATTGAAAAATTTGCTTCCTAATACTCGTAAGAATATGAAGAGACCACCTTGGATTGGAGATGCTGTATGAAATAGAATATACCAATACTAGGATACTGTACAATATCAGCAAAAGTGTAAAAAAGCTAAACAAAATCGTGCTTCTGATTGTGGTAGGTTTGGCGCTTCTCTTCACACTAGTGGCTCCATCACCACCTCTCAGCATAGGCACAACATGgttaagtctaattttttttaatcatatttaattcATAGTTACAAGTTATAGTAGTTTGTTTAAGAGTTGATGTTTATATCTTTTGAAATATTGCAGACTGTGAAGATTGGTGTTGTACCATCTCCATCTGAATTATTTATACACACCGATCAAAAGAAGGATAAGAGTTGGGTAGATGAGAGATCAGAGCATATTAGCATAAGTAACATattatatattatcataaatacttacttTATGCAAACTGAGACAAATCTGATAGGGTGAATTTAGATATAATATGGAGGAGATATTTGATCCTAGCAACAACAGCCTCCACCATCAGAGTTGGATGTGTGGGTTCGCACAGTtggtagagagaagaaaagaaggatttATGGATGGGATTAGAGTCTGTTGTATTGGTAGGCCCATCATATTTTCATGGCCAAACTTTATCACGCTCATAATGGATGCAAAGTTAAGAACTTTGAGAGTAAGTAAGGAGGTAGGTTGAAGCTAAATGGAATTGTTGAGTGGAGGCTACTGAACATTAAAAGAATAAACTTAGAAGGAGGGTGGAACATACTAAAAAGGAGATTGACGTGAATAATAGATTACTGTAAAAGCTGCTTGCAAAGATAAACTATCAGACATTTCTCAATTTTTAGGCATCTCCTAGTTTTCAACTATCTCCTTCGCAGCCACCTGCTTTCTAGCCATATTATACTCATCAGGCATCCAGACCACAGTATGCACTTTTAAACCTAGTTAGAGATGATGATGAtattgaggaggaggaggatgtaAAGGATAATAGTGACTAGATTTATTTACTTgttttgtaaattttttattttgttcatGCTATGCTGAAGATTGTTCTCAAGATAGATATTTTGTGAATATCTGACTATTATTATCTTTTAGCTTTTTGATCTACTTTTAGCTGATAGTAGAGTTTTTTATAATCAGTTACAAAAATGACACTCTCTTATTACCTCACTGGCATCATATATTATATTGGTATCACTTATTTTACTGCAGATAATACTTTAAAAGGTCTGTCGGTTGAGCTGCCTAATAAAAAATTTAGGCAGCCCATGATTATGATATCTTTGGCATGAGGTATGCTAAATAACTAATATATTTAGCATGCGGTATGTTATGGCCTCTTTTTTTTgttcccatatgatgtcttaaagctgatagGTACCGACGGATtctgcttgctatattcttatatatggttgccttcttattttttctgatgatgatgcaAATTTAATTAATGTATATTGAAGGAAATGCTCCACAGATTATCGTGAGCTTTTTTTTTGTTCCCATATGATGTTTAAAAGTTGATGGGTGCTGATAgattttctttgctatattcttataattatctttttatttttttttatgataatccaaacttaattaatggatattaaaGAAAATAACTCTATAGATTGCTATGGACTCTTTTTCTTgttcccatatgatgtcttaaagctgatggatgcCGATGGGTTCTGCTTGCTATATCCTTatggttgtcttcttattttttttgataatgatccaaacttaattaatggatattgaaaaaaatatctccacAGATTACTATGggctctttttcttgttttcatATGATGTTAAAAGCTGATAAGTGCTGATGAATTTtttttgctatattcttatggttgtcttcttattatccttaatgattatccaaacttaattaaaggACATTGAAGGGAATAGCTTCATAGATTGCTATAGACTTTTTTTTTGTTCCCATATGATGTCTAAAAGTTGATGGGTATCGATGGGTtctgcttgctatattcttatgattgtcttcttattttttctaatgatgatccaaacttaattaatgagtaTTGAAGAAAATATCTTCATAGATTGCTATGAGCTCTTTTTCTTATTATCATATGATGTCTAAAAACTGATGGGTGCCAATGAAttttatattcttatggttgccttcttattttttctgatgattatccaaacttaattaatagatattgaaggaaATAGCTCCATCGATTACTATGGGCTCTTTTTGTTGTTTCCATATGATGTCTAAAAGCTGATGGGTGCTGATGGGTTCGGCTTGCTATATTCATATGgttatcttcttattttttctgatgataatcccaacttaattaatggatattgaagagAATGACTTCACAAATTGCTATGggctctttttcttattctcataTGATGTTTAAAAGCTGATAGGTGCTGATGGATTTTTTTGGCTCTATATATTATGTTAGTATCACTCTCTTATTGCAGATAATATTTTGGAAGGCATGTTGGCTGAACTGCCTAATAAATTTGAAGGCAGTTCATTATTATGATATATTTGGCACAATAAGTGATATATTTGGCACAAGATATACGATGGGCTCTTTgttttattttcatatgatgtcttaaagctgatggatgTCGATGAGTTTTGCTtgttatattcttatggttgtctttttattttttttgataatgatccaaacttaattaatggatattgaaggaaTGGCTCCATAAATTActatgatctattttttttattcctATATAATGTGTTAAAACTGATGGATGCCAACTTACTTGGAGAGCACTTGTATTACACTGGCTTTTTGTTCATCCTTTCATGACCAAGGAGTTTTATAGCTTACCAATTGGATTGGGTGTTGATACTTTAGCCTCTTATGCCTTTGTTGCTTTCTATTTTCTATCTATGTTATTTATCTTTAGCATTTTAGGCTGTTTAATTGTTGGTCTAGTATTTTACTTTTATTATGAGAAGATTTGAGGATGTTGTCGCTTTTTTCATATTAAACTTTGTAATTTAGGATAGGTTGCTTGGTTTTGAATGATGGATGCTGGATTGGTGTTGCTTGATTCAGTTATCTTTTAATGAATGCAGATCTTGTaacagaaaaaaattattataatttttaatttatttatttcttctaACTCAACTTTGGCGATCGATTTTATGactaatatattaattaaaaaaatttagaaataattaGCGATTGAATTTACAatcgattttattaataaaaaatattttaataaaattagtgATCGATTTTTAagtcaattttaattaataatttttcataaatatagccATCGATTTTGCAACCGATATAGAaataaaaatagtataataaaatttgtGACCAATTTTGCtatcaattttttaaataaaaaatattctataaaaattagagatcgatttttagatcaatttttagacTGATTATTTTTGCGATCGATTTTCCAATCgatttgataaaataaaatattataaaaaataacttGTGATCGATTTTGTAAATACAAGATAAATCAATAATATTAGAGAccaattttatgatcgattttcaaattaatttaatttaataatttttaataaatataatgatGATTTTGCAACTGATATGTAAAATTTACGATCGATTTTGcaactaattttaaaaaaaatatatctaaaaaaaatagtgGCCGATTTTGAGatcgattttaaattttaaaaaatttaacaacTGATTTTGcaattgattttgaaaattagaatattataaaaattaaaatacgaccACTTTTGAgattgatttttttcataaaaaatatttttaaaaaatagtgatcgattttttttaattcttggtCGGTAGATCGGTTGTAATATTGAAAGTAATATTTTACTTTCGATCGCTaaattaatcataaaattttaattaatttttttatttatcgatCTCTAAATTGAtcgtaaaattttaattaatttttttaatttttcgatCTTTAAATCGGTCGTAAAGTATTTACGACCAAGATTTCTGCAACCAACTTTGATCAATcataaaatcgatcataaaaaatattagtaaatatttttattatttaacaaCCAATTTTTTATTACTAAATCGTATTTTTTTATAGTGATCGGCCATCATCGGaatgaaagagagaaatagatagATTTTATTGTCTTGAATTAATTCCAATAACTTTCACCATTGGAATGCTACTAATCATATTGAAGGCTATGAAAATTTAACAAAAGATCAAAGAGGAAAGATAAAACTGAactgatgatttaattaatagatATAATAATTGATGTCCTTTGTCTTTTACAATTGCTTATATATTCATTCTTTATTCCTATGTTCATTTTGCTAATCATCTAGAAATATGCTCTCTTTTTCATTTTGACACGTGCCTGTTTGGTTATCGTCATTATCTCCATATTTCATTTTATTGGTTCCTGCATTAGCTTTTTAGGTTTTGAATTTCTCCTCTAGCTTTTACATCATATTACTTGATAGTTATTTTAGAATTGATTTTCCATGACCATTACTCAGGCACCCATATCTAGGCTACGGTGTAATAGCATGTGTTTGCGCTACACATCGATCAACTATGATAAAAAGTGAACATATTCAAAAAGATGCGGACCAAAATACTACCAATGTAGATTGATACACAAccaataaattgatatataaatcGAAAGGGATATAAGCTATCAATCTAAGGCAAGATAATTAATGGAGAACTTCAGGGGGAGGGACAGAAATCTTATCCAAATAAAGTTAAAAAAGTGATAGCATTATGTACCATGTATGAATATTTGATAAAACCAAGGTGTggcatttatctttttttttttttttttcctgcacttaattttatatttgagaatttatatttagatcggaTATATTTCCACCCATTGTGCGGTCAGGCCAAGAATGCCGGTGGGAAAGGGATGGACTGTGCGGTGGCTTGAGGCTTAGCTCACGCCGCTCATTGATGGTGCTGTGTGGTGTGCGTGCTTGCCATCCCCTGTAGAAATGGACAGAGGAAGGGAAACGTAACAGTACCACAAAGTCACGTGGAACCGGAGAGGTCCCTTTTTTCGGTTTCGAAGTTTCGTCGCCGGTCGACCTGACCCAGAAAACCGGTTCACCGTCTAGACCCGGGTCCaacaatattatttatataaaggcTCAAAGCTCCCTTCCCCGCCTCACTGCACCCAGATAAATTCGATGACCAAAATTTGGCGGGAACTCGTCGCCTCTTTGTTTCTCTCCAGCCCGACTCCAAATTGAAACCCTAGCTCGAGGAAACCCTAATCGGGGACGAGCGTGGCGATGGGgcggggggaggaggaggagctccGGGCGGCGAAGCGGGGGTACCGTGATGCAGAGCGGGAGGGGAACCACGAGGAGGCGGCGCGATGGGCCAACGTGGTGGGTGACATCCTCAAGCGCCGCGGTGAGTATGTCGAGGCCCTTCGCTGGCTCCGCCTCGACTACGACGTCTCCGTCAAGCACCTTCCCCAGAAGCAGCTCCTCCCCACCTGCCAGTCCCTCGGCGAGGTCTACCTCCGCCTCGACCGCTTCAAGGAAGCTCTCATCTACCAGGTAATCGTctatcttttctcttttcttttttctcttttgtgGATCGAATTCGGAATGATGTTGAAATTTATAAAGTTCACCCGTTTTTGGAATCTTGTTTCATTGTCTGTGTTTGTTTGTCAGGATTTGGTTGTTTTGTTTTATCAATGACTCCTAGATGTAGGAAACGCGGAGAAGTTGCATATGGTGAAGGATTAGGTTAGAATTTTCGTTGACACTTGTCAAAATCCAATCTTTTCTTCCCTGAATGGGGCTTCTCCAAAGCAGTTGTACTGAAATTACTCCAATTCGTTCTTCACATAGTTGGTTGAAGTCATCCTTGCAGCTAGATTCTCTATGAGttaatcatcaaacattgtttatTTATGTTAGCTTCGTGCTTATATGTCTTTCTGAGGATTGAAAATGAATTCTTTATATTCATTGTTATGTTGTAAAGATGAAAGATGCTGAAAAGTGCATATTGAAGGAGTTTAAGCCCCCCTCCACCCCCTTCCTTCTTCTGCAGAAGACAAAAAATCCCAAGAGAATCTTACTAAAACCAGCAAAATTTTGCTCCACTCTTATGAAGGTTATACCTGCATTAAAGTAGAAAATTCTCATTTGTTTGATAATCTATTCTGCGGTCTACCATACACCATATCCATGTAGTTTTATCTGATATGCCTTCCATGCATCAATTTTGTTGGAGACTTCATGGTACATTTACTCGAAATTAGCTGTTATCTTGCAGCTTGATGCATCTAATTCTTGTTGTTTGCTTGAATTGCAGAAGAAGCATTTGGAACTTGCCAAGGATTCAGACGATCTTGTTGAGCAACAAAGAGCTAGCACACAACTTGGTCGAACTTACCATGAGATGTTCTTGAGATCTGAAAATGACCATCATGCTATACGAAATGCCAAAAAGTATTTTAAGTTGGCGATGAAACTTGCACGAACTCTCAAGGAGAGTTCTTCTTGTGAAAAGTCTTCTCTCTTTATCAAGGAATTCACCGATGCTCACAACAACATAGGTATGCTTGAAATGGACCTTGATAATTTGGAGGATGCTAAGAAGATTCTTCTTCAAGGTCTAAAGATATGTGATGAAGAAGAGGTTTCAGAAAATGATGATGGTCGCAGCAGGCTTCATAACAATCTTGGAAGTCTCTATATTGAATTGCGGGAGTGGAATAAAGCTAGGGAGCACATTGAAAAGGACATCTTAATTTGTAAAAGAATCTGTCATCCACAAGGTGAAGCCAAGGGGTTCATCAATTTTGGCGAGCTGCATTATCGAGTTCAGAAGTATGATGAAGCACTCCTTTGCTATCAGAAGGCGCTTGACATTGCAAAGTGTATGGAAGATGAAGATGCATTAGTCGATCAGATCAATCAGAATATCCAGACTGTGAAAGAAGCAGCTAAAGTGCTGGAGGAGTTAAAAAAAGATGAGCAGAAACTCAAAAAACTGACAAGGACCACAAGCGAAGCCCGGGGCACATCAAATGAGAGAAAATGTCTTCTGGAGCAGAATGCATGTCTTGATGGTCTAATTGAAAAATGTAGCATGATATTTGCCTGGCCAAAAGTAAGTTTTTAACATTGTCATAATCTTAACCTATCTTTGTTCTTTTTGTTTGCCTGACTTTGTTTTTTCTTTGTGCTATGGAAACCTGGCTTAAAATTCTAAACTTCTCCTTGTATGCAAACAATAAGATGTTTCTTAGATAGTTCTGATAGCTATAAATTTGTCATGTTTCAGATAATGTAGGATATTGTTTCAGTTGCAAAATGAGCAGCCATGTTGCCcttgaaagaaagaagatttcaggCTGAGTATTATTCAAAGAAGATTTCATGCTGAATATTATTCAAATCTTCTAAAATGATGTGTTCTCTATCAAGGTTTCAAAATAGCTTGCAGATTGAGGTGATTGGAGATATTTGTTTGCATCAGCTGACTAATCATATTACCAATAGTCAAGGATTCAAGACAGATAGATTGAATTAACTGTTAGTTTAAACGCTTCCCAAATCTCATTCAAAAAGCTTATAAATGAATAATTGTGCAGGATCAATCAACCACATGAACAACATATCTTTATATGATGGATAAGGGTTACCTCATAGAGATTTCACACATGCAAAATCCTCCAAAGTTCATAAATGATGTTCCTGAACTTTTTCGCCCTTTATgccttaggttgcatttggtgcatcgtTAGGCAATCTTGGATGGTACTTGGATTGCTTTCAGGATAGATTGCCACCATTAAATAATATTGATTACTATGTTTGGTATATagataatgttgcagtaaaattactgaaaatcttgattgacatgtttggtatgacaatcagattatcagtaatgtaaaattaaattttcaaaatatccctAATAATTTTGCTCTGGtgcttttcttttttctgatGAAAAGTAACGGGAGTGATGTGGGTGTAGTGGTGACACGAAGAAGTGGTGGGCCGAGGGGTGTGGGAACCGCAGGCACTGCAGGGTGGGGAGGGGGCGGGCATATGTGGAGCCATGGGGGTGGTGGGGATGGGCGTGGAGGAGCCACGAGGGGCGGTGGGGGACAGGGGCGGTGGAGCCGCGGGCAGGCAAAAGGAGATGGAGGAGCTGCGGACCGGGGATGCACCcggaggggggtggggggggaggGTTGGGCAATgggttttgtgtgatttttttaagggataattttgtccaaaatttttattacaacatTGTCGAAGAAGTGGTAATCTGAATAGCCACCCTTCCCCAAGGCAATCCAGATGCCTCCCATGAGGCAATCTGGATTGCCAAGGTAATGTGGATTATCACCCAAAAACATATCAAACGCAGTCATTCAAATTATCACATTAAATTGTcagtaatctggatagattgccagctaccaaatgcaaccttaagAGGAAGTGATGGCTTTCAAAACATAAGATTCTACATACATGCCTTATAGGGTTTTAAATCCTTTATATAGCTTTTCAAAAGCTTTTAAAATTTCTAAACGTTTAGTAAGGTCATGAAATTCTTAAGCAACTTTTAGAATTCCAAAACCTCCTAAACATTTAGTGAGGGCATCATGGTATGTTGAATTCCTATAATTCCCAAAACCTCCAAATATTTAGTAGGTCATGATGGTATATTGAATTCCTAGAATTCCCAAAACCTCCAAATATTTGGTGAGGTCATGATGGTATATTGAATTTCTAGAATTCTCATAACCTCCTAAATATTTAGTGAGATCATAATGACATGAAATTCTAATGTCTTATCTCATGTATATAGGCTAGGGTAAGAATATGTAGCGTGGGACCCTTTTGAGATCCTTCCTCTGGTAAATTAGTCTCCACTAATTTAACAATTGTAATCATGCCCATCAACAAATTACAATCTCACCCCAAGGATTAGAGATTTATGTGTGAGACCTCTTTCACAAGTTCTCACATATTAGTCCCTCTATCAACTAATATTCCATATAAACTAATAGGATTAAACCACCAATGACACTATTAATCCACTTATATGTGCGTCTCTATATAATAAACGGGCAAATAATTTGAAAACTTCAATTTAGAAATatcatataaatttattatatagataaaatataaaacttttcaaattgacCATTCGGATTTTTCTATCCAATATATAAGAGATACAATTTGGAATATTCTTTCCTACCATAGGAATATGATGGATTCCCTATTGGATGACTACAAGTCTTCATGCACTTATTGTATAGTCCAACATGTCCGTATATAGCCTCTTATTAGGCATCATCAGTTGACAATATCAAAACTACACAAATTATGCATATGACCTACTAACATCCTCAGGTCATAAGGACTTTTTGTGTATTGTGATTAGAACAACTCTCAGTGAGAGTGTTAGGTTTAATAGTATATATTAGTGGTCCAATTCAATATTTGTCTCCTACAAATATCTGCAATGTTACTAAGAGTCTCTACTCTAGTGATTGAGATATATCACTCTATCACAAATAGTAGTACAACATACAGCAACCAACAATAAGCACACTGTCCCAACTAGACTAATAGGTTGTGAACATATTTAATGCTACAAAGAAAATAGAATATCATGTCTTCCTGtcgatgatctctatcatcaacaTGAATTTCATACAATGTAACATAAAGACAAATTATGTCATCAAATATAGCATCAAAGCAATACCCATGAAATATgcatgtaataaaaataaatatttctttattatcaaataataagatTTATTGGCTTTGTAGGGCATACAATTCTTTCATTAACACATTTGTGATTTTATAATGATTTAAGCACATAGACAATAAGCAGTAATTTGGAGGTCAATTAATAAAAGAGATCATTCATATTTTCTGTGTCTTCGCCAAttaaaatgaaaaatgaaaattctttcttttttcatttgcTATAACCTGGCCAACCTAAGTGTAATCAGTTTCAAAGTACTTTAGCAGTCCATTATGTAACATCAAATACTAATGCCAGAATAAAATGGTAATTTGGCTAATAGTTTGGTTTATCTGGAAATTTCTGATGCGCCATATTGTTTGATTTAGCATCGGGAACTTGCTAAAAGGAAGAAAAGGGTGGCAAGTGAGCTTTGCGACAAGGAAAAGCTTAGTGATTCTTTTCTTGCCATTGGAGAGTCATACCAGAAGCTCAGGAACTTTGGCAAAGCTCGGAAATGGTACATGAAGAGTTGGAATGGGTACAAGTTAATCGGAAATCTAGAGGTAAAATATATTATGTTCTTGCTTGGAGTAAAGAATTTATGTTGTTCGACATTATATTGCACCAAATTATCTCTGTTCAAGTGCCAAACTTAATGTTTTGGGTAGCTAATAGTATGTTTTGATGGTGCTCCTTGGGTGGCAATACTTTGTTTTGTTCACCAAAGAGGTGCGCTTGGCTGTCTTTGCAACATCCAAATGATGTCCTGATTCTTTATGCTCATTGTTGCTGCTAATGAGCTTTGCCACCTGAAATCAAATATGCATCCCCATCTCAGACATGATTGAGTGAAGTATTTACACAATCAGTTAACCCTTGTTTAATGAAATAATGCTTGCAGGGCCAAGCATTAGCCAAGATAAATATTGGAGAGGTTTTGGACTCATCTGGTGACTGGGCTGGCGCATTGGAGGCATTCGAAGAGGGTTACAGGCAATATCTCATTTCTTAAATAAACACTAACTTTCACTAAATATGGACAATATTTTGGAGCATAGCAGAAAGTCAATTGTTTAGTCTAAAATAGTCACTATTGCTGGTTTCTTCATGTTTCCATGCTATACAATAATTTCTGGGTACTTTCTTTGCAGAATTGCAGTTCAAGGCAATTTACCATCTGCTCAGATGTCTGCGCTGAACAATATACATTACAGCCACATGATTAGGTTTGACAATGTTGAAGAAGCCAGGTATCTTCAAGGGCATGCAGACTTATTGGTAGAAGAATGCTGTTCAGACAAATTGCTTATCTAATTATTCCTGCTGCAGGAAATTGCAGCGTGACATTGAGAAGTTGAAGATTTTACTAGAAGAAGAAAATGCATTTAGGAACAGGGAGAATGATTATTGCTCTGAAACTGAAACAGAAGGTGATGATGTATCTAATGATGTGCCTGGCGTATGTGCTTCAGTTGATATTAACAAAACTCCGACAATCACGTCTAACCTGCTCACAACTGGAGAGGAGGATGTTCCTCTGGCATCACTTATCCGCCGCAGTAAGAACTCAGCTAAGATCAAGATGTCTCAGTTGGATTCTCTTAGCAAGAAGGCCAGGATGACTTGTGATCTGGCTGAAGCTTCCTCTAGAGATTTATGCAAGTTGAATGATGATCAGCAGCCAGCTGGTCGTAAGCGTATTCGTGTAGTCATCTCTGATGATGAAACTGATGAGACGGATGAGATCAATGGATCAGGAAGAAAACTTCATAAAAGACTGGTTGAGGATGTGGctacttttgaaaaaggttggatTCAAGCAATTCTTATAGTTATTTGTTGAATGCTGATATGTTTGTTTTTAATGTTTATTTGTTACTAAAAGCTTTTGTTCTTGTGATCCGCAGATAACCAGAGGGATGAGCCAATTGGCACTAACGAATTTCAGGTGAGGTTAATCCCATAAGCTTTTAATTCTAAACTATCTCATCGTTTCGTGCTTGTAGTGTATCATTTCATAATTTGTTGCTTGTTTTATCTGTGAAAGTTTGTTGTTGTGTCTGATATGCATCTTTCACTTTAATTTATTGGAACTATGATAAAAGCCCATATTGTCTATTAAAATATTCTGTGCATTATAATCACAAGTCAAGTTTTGTGTGGGAATTTAGATGGCTGTTACCTACACTGAAGCTCATGACTGTAACAATCACTTTCCATTCCATAGGATGTTTCGCATCCCAGTGCATCCAAAGATGTGCTCAGTGCTTGTACACCTATCGTCGAAGAAAGTATTTGTTCTTTCAGATCCAAAAGTCCGATATTTACTGCCGATAATGGCACAGATTTTGGATCTTCAAGTGATGCGGGAATAGACATTGCATCCAAATCTGCAGCAAGTGGCTCTAAATTTGATAGTGGTCATATACTTGGCAGTCTTCCGCAAAGGGAGAATGGTGCAGGATTCAATAACTTCAATCTATCTGAAGATGACAATAGCGTAAGTTTTATTATTTCATTTTCTTGTTCTTTGTTATGCATTAATGCATTAACTGAATGTATGTGTCACTTCAACAAATCAGGTACAGCAAATCATGACTCTGGCGATGGCTCTTTAGAGTAGATTGAGTCTGCATCCTTTAGTTTATAAATTGTTGAACTGGATGCATATTTGGTTGatgtccttttctttttcctaatATTGGTATTTGTGAACTATTAGTGGAAAATATGCTGAAAATACGATTATGACTTTTGATACCTTCAAAAtgatttttttccccttttcccTCATATTAGCATATTATTCTAGGCTACTGATCTGATATAAAAAATCATGTACATTTGTGACATGGCTTGGAATGCACAAGATTGATTCTAGAAGTCACCTTTTTTCTTAGTGATTCACATCAGAATAAACATCCTCATTTCTTGATTTGCATTTTTCCAATATctgtttttgtttatttttacccATATCAATGATTCTCTACTGTATTAGTGGATCAGTTCAACAAAGTCACATTTCATGGCAACTTTTCAAGCATAATATGTGTTAGTTAACAATGTATTCTGATGTTGTTTATTAATCTTCACATCTCTGCTCTACACGCAGCGGTTCATCACATTCAAAATTGGTGATAAGTTAATATATGTGGACATAAGTTTTTGCAATGATGGGGGCTATCTGAACATTGAATGCATGAAAGCTGAAGTCGCATGTGTTTACTATCTTCAGCTCTCTGAAGAGAGGAGGGCCAAAGGTATGTTAGAAACTTATACAGTCAAATTATATACCATACTGTTCATATTGGCTTTAAAACCTTAATCTTACTTGATAAGCCTTTATCACATTTTTGCG contains the following coding sequences:
- the LOC105042062 gene encoding protein TONSOKU isoform X2 — translated: MGRGEEEELRAAKRGYRDAEREGNHEEAARWANVVGDILKRRGEYVEALRWLRLDYDVSVKHLPQKQLLPTCQSLGEVYLRLDRFKEALIYQKKHLELAKDSDDLVEQQRASTQLGRTYHEMFLRSENDHHAIRNAKKYFKLAMKLARTLKESSSCEKSSLFIKEFTDAHNNIGMLEMDLDNLEDAKKILLQGLKICDEEEVSENDDGRSRLHNNLGSLYIELREWNKAREHIEKDILICKRICHPQGEAKGFINFGELHYRVQKYDEALLCYQKALDIAKCMEDEDALVDQINQNIQTVKEAAKVLEELKKDEQKLKKLTRTTSEARGTSNERKCLLEQNACLDGLIEKCSMIFAWPKHRELAKRKKRVASELCDKEKLSDSFLAIGESYQKLRNFGKARKWYMKSWNGYKLIGNLEGQALAKINIGEVLDSSGDWAGALEAFEEGYRIAVQGNLPSAQMSALNNIHYSHMIRFDNVEEARKLQRDIEKLKILLEEENAFRNRENDYCSETETEGDDVSNDVPGVCASVDINKTPTITSNLLTTGEEDVPLASLIRRSKNSAKIKMSQLDSLSKKARMTCDLAEASSRDLCKLNDDQQPAGRKRIRVVISDDETDETDEINGSGRKLHKRLVEDVATFEKDNQRDEPIGTNEFQDVSHPSASKDVLSACTPIVEESICSFRSKSPIFTADNGTDFGSSSDAGIDIASKSAASGSKFDSGHILGSLPQRENGAGFNNFNLSEDDNSRFITFKIGDKLIYVDISFCNDGGYLNIECMKAEVACVYYLQLSEERRAKGLLPVIGHLKCSGKSLGPVETFEGLKHLACGKIWIDVVIDGWVPKRLMKLYIDYCGKLLEAPNMKLLKKLYNLEDFSISPFLKAMQAHRTVAVLDISHNLLGNETMEKLQQIFTSSSQKYGGLTLDLHCNRFGPTALFQICECSVMFSRLEVLNLSENRLTDACSSYLASILENCKALYSLNIEQCSITSRTVQKVADSLRDGSVLSHLSLGKNSPISGNAMVNLLSKLSSLNRVSELSLTGVRLNKIMVNSLCQLAQSSSLSGLFLGQTYIGTDGAIKLTEALSSGPQELVKLDLSYCGLTSHEFTKVCTNLAVIGGIIELNLGGNSIGQEVCDALGSILVDPQCSLKSLILDKCHLGLAGIIRIVQALADNDSLEELHLAENSEVDQERTLKYDLVIQGSSTPASQKPNAAEIANAAGAVNAGCTGLEVADSEDEMLKEELPTMSGPDGSCASSCQRNPYGGCQLIQELSEAIALAKQLQLLNLSQNGFSEEAIESLYASWSSSRCGAMARKHVSKELIHFLVDGKRCCGVKPCCKRD